The Nostoc sp. 'Peltigera membranacea cyanobiont' N6 genome contains the following window.
TCGGTTTATTTTTCAGAAAAATTACTGATAATATCCTGAAATCTTGGGTATAACTTTAAATGTCTTAACTCAAGATTCAGCCGATGCCAACCGCAATTTCTCGGCAGTTCGCAAAATTTGCCCCGCCAGTACTGCTGCGCCAAAACCATTATCGATATTTACTACGCCTACTCCCGCAGCACAAGAGTTGAGCATTGTCAATAAAGGTGCTAATCCACCAAAACTTGCGCCATAACCGATGCTGGTGGGTACGGCAATTACAGGACAACTCGCTAAACCCGCAACAACGCTGGGTAAAGCGCCTTCCATCCCCGCCACGACAATTAACACCGATGCTGACTCAATCAGGTGGCGATTACTTAATAAACGGTGAATCCCCGCAACACCAACATCCCAGAGACGCTGTACCCGAAAACCAGAAAGTTCAGCAGTGACAGCCGCTTCTTCAGCAACGGGTAAATCGGCAGTACCAGCAGAAAGAATGGCAATTTCACCCTGGAATTGTGGTTCGATGATAGGGGGAGCGATCGCACAAATTCGCGCCGAATCGTAATATCGCAAGCCGCTAACTTTGGATTGCAGTGCGGCATAAACCGCTGGTTCAATGCGAGTTGCCATCACCACCGGGTTACGAAGGCGCATCACCTCCATAATTTGAGCAATTTGTTCTGGAGTTTTACCAGGCCCCCAAATCACCTCTGGGAAACCAGTTCTTAGTTGGCGATGATGGTCGATTTTGGCAAATTCACCTACAGATTCATAAGTTAAGTCTTTGAGTGAGTCTAAAGCCGTATCTGGCGTAACTTTACCATTGGCAACCGCAACGAGTAGCGATCGCAAGGTTTTTTCATCGGTCATTGGTTTTTATCCTTTGTCATTTGTCCTTTGTCATTTGTGAATAACCAATGCCCCATTCCCCATTCCCAATTCCTAATCAGTTACTTTCAGTTCGTAAAGATTCCAGAATGGCCCACCAAGAGCAGTATATTGAATTCCTTGGAAGCGATCGCGCACAGCTTGCAGATTCAACCTCTCCACTAAATGAATAAACGGCAACTGTTCTGAGGCGATGCGCTGATATTCGTAATAAATTTCCTTGCGCTTATTTTCATCTAATACCTGTGCGCCTTTAATATAAAGGCTGTCAATTTGCTTTTCCCAATCGGAAACTTCCCAGCCAGTTATAGGTGGATCTCCCGGTTGTGGCCCCAAATTAAATGCGTGGGATGCACCAGCAATCCTCCAGATATTGCTAGCACCCTGGGGTTCAATACCACCTCCAGCAAATCCTCCCAGGTAACAATCCCAATTCTGCGTAACTTTAAGTTTTTCTAGATAAGAATTGAAGCTGAGAATTTGCAAATCTACTTGAATCCCAATATTAGCGAGATCCCGTCTGATTTGAGAGGCCATATCTCCTCTAACTTTTCTTTCCGAATTCGTTAAAATTGTAAACCTGACTCGGTTGCTATCAGCATCTACAAGCTGATTTTGGGCATTATATTTGAACCCAGCTTGTAACAGTAATTTCTTCGATTTATCTGGTTCGTAATTATATACCTTTAACCCTTTTTCTGGAGGAAGGAAGTAGGGACTCTTGACGTAAACAAATGAATTTTGTAGTTCACCCAATCCTCGATAAGCATTTGTTTTCATCGTTTCTCGGTCAAGTGCATAAGCGATAGCCTGCCTAAATTCCTTTTTATTAAACCAGCTAGATTTAATTGGGTCTACGAAAGGTTTACCCTGAGAATTCTTAGCTTTACTAAGATTGAAAGCAATAAAACTCGTACTTGTATCTGGCCCGCCGTTATAAATTTTAAACTTTGCCCGTTTTTCCTCTCGCTTCAGCAAACTAAAACCTTCAGGAGGAACTTCTAAATCATCCAACTGTTTAGAGCGAAAACTAATCAACTGGTTTTCAGTAGATTCAATAATTTGCCAAACAATACGTTCAATATAAGGTTGAGGATTACCCTGAGCATCTTTGCGCCAGTAATATGGATTACGCCTAAATATAACTCGCTGACTGGAAACATAACTTTCCATAACATAAGGCCCATTGCCAACAATTTGTTTAGGGTCAGTGCCTGTTCCCCATGTTGAAAGAAACTTAGAATTTCCATCAGATCCAATTGTGCGAACTGCTTCCTGTAGAGCGTGGGCTGGCATAATTGGTATGCCAGCTACATATCTTAAAAAAGGAGCAAAAGGTTCCAATATGCTAAATTCAACTCGACGAGCATCGATTTTTTTCACCTTCGGTAAAGTGCCCTTGTCACCAATTTTTAGAGCATCTTTGGTAGAAGTGGGAATTTTAGGATTCAGGTAGATTTCGTTATAAGTAAAGACAATATCATCAGTAGTCATTGGCTTTCCATCTGACCACTTAATTCCTTCTCGGAGGGTGATTACAATCCGTTGACCATCATCAGAAACTTGCCAAGATTCTGCTAAACCAGGCTCTAATTTTGTGGTTATAGGATTTTCATTAATTAATGAGTCATAGATAAATCCAAAAACGCTATATGCTGACTCATTTAGAGCATAGTTAAAAGTTGAGGGTTCGCTCAAAACTGCGGTGACAACTTGCGGAACTTGAGCGGCTGCAATTTTGAAGTTAGAGGGGTTACAGGCGGTAAGTGTAAGTGCTGTTGCTGAAGTTAGAATTATTGGCAACCAAAAACGTTTAATTGCCAGAAATATTTTGCTAAAAAATTTCATAATTTCAAATCTATTTCCATCCTAATCAGTCTTCAATATCTTTATGAGAGGCTAAAAGAAAAGTCATTCGGAAGCAACTAGCAAGACAACAGCATAAGCACATATCCCTTCTTCACGTCCCACTGGGCCTAGTTTTTCGTTGGTGGTAGCTTTGATGCCAATTTGATTTGGTTCTACTTCTAAAATTGCCGCTAGTTTGTCGCGCATATTGTTAATATGCGGCTTTAATTTTGGACGTTCTGCTACTACCACCGAGTCAATATTTCCTATCTCCCAGCCGCGATCGCAAATTAGTTGATGTACTTGAGTTAATAGTACTAAACTATCTGCCCCCGCCCATTTAGGATCGCTAGGCGGAAAGTAATGACCAATATCCCCCAAGGATAATGCCCCAAGCATGGCATCCATAATCGCGTGCGTTAGCACATCAGCATCACTGTGTCCTAATAAACCCAGTTCATGAGGAATTTTAATTCCACCTAAAATCAAAGCGCGATCGCTCACCAGTTGGTGAATATCGTAGCCGTTACCAATACGAATTTTTGTCATTTGTCATTTGTCATTTGTCATTTGTCATTTGTCATTTGTCATTTGTCATTGGTCATTTTTCAGGAGTTAGAAATGATTATTCTTTGCTTGCTCCCCCTGCTCCCCCTGCTCCCCCTGCTCCCCCTGCCCCCTGCCCCCTGCCCCCTGCTCCCATTCCTCCAGCAGGTCAGGGCGGCGATCGCGGGTTTTTTGAATTTGTTGCTCGTAACGCCACTTGGCGATCGCTGCATGATTCCCACTGAGCAAGACATCAGGCACTTTTAAACCGCGAAAATTGGCAGGACGAGTATATTGGGGATAATCTAATAACCCTTCCTCAAAACTTTCTGCTGTCAGGGATGCGGTTTTGGCGACGGTTCCTGGTATTAGTCGCACTACACCATTAATCAAAGCCATTGCTGGAATTTCCCCGCCAGTCAGAATAAAATCGCCCAAAGATACTTCTCGAGTTACCAAATGCAGCACCCTCTCATCGACTCCTTCGTAATGCCCGCAAATAACTACTAACTGGTCATAATTTGTCACCAATTCTTTCAAAAGAGGTTGATTAATTGTTTCACCCTGTGGACTCATCAAAATTACTTCTCTTCGGGGAAGAGTTGGCAGCGACTCTACAGCCGTAAAAATCGGTTCTGGTTTCATTAGCATCCCCACACCGCCGCCGTAGGGTTCATCATCCACCTTGTGGTGCTTATCAGTGGTAAAGTCCCGTGGATTAACCAGATGCACTTCGGCAATCTGTTTAGCTAAGGCTTTACCCAGTAACCCAGAATTGAGAACAGAGTTAAAACAGTCAGGAAAAAGTGTAACTATATCAAAGCGCACAGTTATTCGTATTCGAGGACACTAATCTTAAATTTGGATGTCTAGCAAACACCGCCAAGCCAAGGTCGAGTCAAACTCCAGTTAAACTTTATCAATAGTATCTAAAACTACCAGGACTCTTGGATTTTAGATGGGATCAAAAGTTTTTCTAATTACTTAATTTATGTTTAAATGTTGTCACAAGTACATTTAAATTAATAATCAGATCGAGTTAACAACTTCCAGGATGCATCGAGCCAGCCTCAGAAAAAAGCGTAGTCTTGCCTGCTCGTCCCCAGTCTCAGAGGGGGAATCTAGCCCCCTAAAGACTATTTTGCCCTGCTGCAAGTGGACAGGTGAAAAACAAGGCCCTGGCTTTGAAGAATGGGAACAAACACGTTTAGACTGAGGCAACGCGAGCGTTAAGCGAGAATTCGGAGAGTGGCTGCCCAGTTTCAAAACTTCCAAAAAGTTTCCTCTCAAAAGTTGCAAAGCGCAAAAATCATCAGGCAACTGATCCTTGTTAAATTCACCTGAAGTTGTTGACAGGAGAAACAAAATGCCGCAATTACAAGCTAAATCGCTAGAAATGAGGACACCCCAAGCAACTAAAACCGCCGTTCTGGTTATCGGAGGCGCAGAAGACAAAGTTCATGGGCGCGAAATCCTACGAACTTTTTTTGGACGTGCCGGTGCTAGTAAGGCTTATATTACAATTATTCCATCTGCCTCTCGCGAACCTGCCATCATCGGTGGTCGGTACATTCGCATTTTTGAAGAAATGGGTGCCCAAAAGGTAGAAATTTTAGACATTCGCGAACGCGAACAGTGTGAAGCCTCTCAAATTAAAGCATCCTTAGAAGCCTGTAGTGGGGTATTTTTGACAGGAGGAGATCAGCTGCGTCTCTGTGGCGTATTGGCAGATACGCCAGCAATGGAAATTATTCGGCAGAGGGTGAGGGCAGGGCAACTGACGTTAGCAGGCACTAGTGCCGGAGCGGCAGTAATGGGGCATCACATGATTGCTGGTGGCGGGAGTGGAGAGTCGCCAAATCGTTCTTTAGTCGATATGGCAACGGGTTTGGGATTTATTCCTGAAGTAATCGTTGACCAACATTTTCACAACCGGAATCGGATGGGGCGGCTGATAAGTGCGATCGCTGCTCACCCCGATCGCTTAGGCATTGGCATTGACGAAGATACTTGTGCAGTGTTTGAACGGGATGGTTGGTTACAAGTTATGGGTAAAGGCAGTGTTACCATTGTCGATCCCACTGAAGCCACCCACACCAACGAACCCCATGTTGGTGCTAATGAACCATTGACCGTACATAATTTACGTCTCCATATCCTCAGCTACGGCGATCGCTTCCACCTGTACCAGCGCACTGTATTGCCTGCCGTACACCGGATATCCAGCTGACGGGATGGAGTATCTGAGGTTACACTGACGTTGACCACAAATTTTAGATTTTGGATTTTGGATTTTAGAAAAAGAAGAGCTTTTCGGCAGATGCTGCCAGAAAGTGGGCGAAACAAATCTAAAAAACCCTCGATGACTCGTTGACGCTACGCTATCGTAAATCTAAAATTACCTGAGCTAAGTACCCTAATTGTCTTTTTTAATCCAAAATCATAAATCTAAAATCGGTTGACCGCACATTTATTTCTTGTTGTAGAAAAATGATGAGAATACTATGTAAAAAGAAAAAACTGTTTGCAACGAACAGTTTAGCGGTCAATTTCAGTAAGAAACTAGAATTTTGGTTCCGAATCTCCATCTACCTATTCCCATGAGAATCCTCAAGATCCAGACCTTACGCGGCCCAAACTATTGGAGCATTCGACGCCACAAGCTGATCGTCATGCGCCTCGATTTAGAAACCCTTGCCGAGTCGCCCTCGAATGAAATCCCTGGCTTTTATGAAGGACTAGTTGAGGCGCTGCCGAGTCTGGAGGGTCATTATTGTTCGCCTGGCTGTCGTGGTGGTTTTCTGATGCGAGTCAAAGAAGGCACTATGATCGGCCACATCGTAGAACACGTAGCCCTAGAACTCCAGGAATTAGCTGGTATGCATGTTGGCTTTGGTCGCACCCGCGAAACTGCCACACCCGGAATTTATCAAGTAGTAATCGAGTACCAGAATGAGGAAGCGGGACGCTACGCTGGACGAGCCGCAGTCAGGCTATGCCAGAGTATCGTCGATCGAGGCCGTTATCCCAAGGCAGAATTAGAGCAAGATATCCAAGACCTGAAGGACTTCACCCGTGATGCTTCCTTAGGCCCTTCCACGGAAGCGATCGTCAAAGAAGCAGAAAAAAGAGGTATTCCCTGGATGTCTCTGGAAGCCCGCTTTTTGATTCAGCTAGGCTACGGCGTGAATCAGAAGCGGATGCAAGCCACAATGACTGATAACACCAGCATTCTGGGTGTAGAACTAGCTTGTGATAAAGAAGCCACTAAACGCATCCTCGCTGCGGCTGGTGCGCCAGTACCTAGAGGTACGGTAATCAACTTCTTAGACGATTTAGAACAAGCTATTGAATACGTTGGCGGCTATCCCATCGTCCTCAAGCCAGTGGATGGCAATCATGGACGTGGGATCACCATTGATATCAGAACTTGGGAAGAAGCTGAAGCTGGCTACGAAGCTGCCAGACAAGTTTCTCGGTCAATTATTGTCGAAAGATATTACGTTGGGCGCGACCACAGAGTGCTAGTGGTAAATGGCAAAGTAGTCGCAGTTGCCGAACGCGTCCCGGCTCATGTCATTGGTAATGGCAGATCCACCATCTCCGAACTGATTGAGGAAACAAACCTCGACCCGAATCGTGGTGAAGGACATGATAACGTCCTGACCAAGATTGAACTAGACCGCACCAGCTACCAATTATTAGAAAGACAAGGCTACACCCTCAACAGTGTGCCGCCCAAAGGAACCCTTTGTTATCTCAGAGCAACGGCAAACTTAAGCACCGGCGGTAGTGCCGTAGACCGTACTGATGAAATTCACCCAGAAAATCTGTGGTTAGCACAACGGGTAGTCAAGATTATCGGTTTGGATATCGCCGGACTCGATATCGTCACTACGGATATTGGCCGTCCTCTGCGGGAAGT
Protein-coding sequences here:
- the larB gene encoding nickel pincer cofactor biosynthesis protein LarB, with amino-acid sequence MTDEKTLRSLLVAVANGKVTPDTALDSLKDLTYESVGEFAKIDHHRQLRTGFPEVIWGPGKTPEQIAQIMEVMRLRNPVVMATRIEPAVYAALQSKVSGLRYYDSARICAIAPPIIEPQFQGEIAILSAGTADLPVAEEAAVTAELSGFRVQRLWDVGVAGIHRLLSNRHLIESASVLIVVAGMEGALPSVVAGLASCPVIAVPTSIGYGASFGGLAPLLTMLNSCAAGVGVVNIDNGFGAAVLAGQILRTAEKLRLASAES
- a CDS encoding ABC transporter substrate-binding protein, encoding MKFFSKIFLAIKRFWLPIILTSATALTLTACNPSNFKIAAAQVPQVVTAVLSEPSTFNYALNESAYSVFGFIYDSLINENPITTKLEPGLAESWQVSDDGQRIVITLREGIKWSDGKPMTTDDIVFTYNEIYLNPKIPTSTKDALKIGDKGTLPKVKKIDARRVEFSILEPFAPFLRYVAGIPIMPAHALQEAVRTIGSDGNSKFLSTWGTGTDPKQIVGNGPYVMESYVSSQRVIFRRNPYYWRKDAQGNPQPYIERIVWQIIESTENQLISFRSKQLDDLEVPPEGFSLLKREEKRAKFKIYNGGPDTSTSFIAFNLSKAKNSQGKPFVDPIKSSWFNKKEFRQAIAYALDRETMKTNAYRGLGELQNSFVYVKSPYFLPPEKGLKVYNYEPDKSKKLLLQAGFKYNAQNQLVDADSNRVRFTILTNSERKVRGDMASQIRRDLANIGIQVDLQILSFNSYLEKLKVTQNWDCYLGGFAGGGIEPQGASNIWRIAGASHAFNLGPQPGDPPITGWEVSDWEKQIDSLYIKGAQVLDENKRKEIYYEYQRIASEQLPFIHLVERLNLQAVRDRFQGIQYTALGGPFWNLYELKVTD
- the ispF gene encoding 2-C-methyl-D-erythritol 2,4-cyclodiphosphate synthase, translating into MTKIRIGNGYDIHQLVSDRALILGGIKIPHELGLLGHSDADVLTHAIMDAMLGALSLGDIGHYFPPSDPKWAGADSLVLLTQVHQLICDRGWEIGNIDSVVVAERPKLKPHINNMRDKLAAILEVEPNQIGIKATTNEKLGPVGREEGICAYAVVLLVASE
- the trmD gene encoding tRNA (guanosine(37)-N1)-methyltransferase TrmD → MRFDIVTLFPDCFNSVLNSGLLGKALAKQIAEVHLVNPRDFTTDKHHKVDDEPYGGGVGMLMKPEPIFTAVESLPTLPRREVILMSPQGETINQPLLKELVTNYDQLVVICGHYEGVDERVLHLVTREVSLGDFILTGGEIPAMALINGVVRLIPGTVAKTASLTAESFEEGLLDYPQYTRPANFRGLKVPDVLLSGNHAAIAKWRYEQQIQKTRDRRPDLLEEWEQGAGGRGQGEQGEQGEQGEQAKNNHF
- a CDS encoding cyanophycinase, producing MPQLQAKSLEMRTPQATKTAVLVIGGAEDKVHGREILRTFFGRAGASKAYITIIPSASREPAIIGGRYIRIFEEMGAQKVEILDIREREQCEASQIKASLEACSGVFLTGGDQLRLCGVLADTPAMEIIRQRVRAGQLTLAGTSAGAAVMGHHMIAGGGSGESPNRSLVDMATGLGFIPEVIVDQHFHNRNRMGRLISAIAAHPDRLGIGIDEDTCAVFERDGWLQVMGKGSVTIVDPTEATHTNEPHVGANEPLTVHNLRLHILSYGDRFHLYQRTVLPAVHRISS